The genomic segment ACTCCATCTCTGCTGCCCTACTCTAATTCCCCATTGAGTCTCACACTGGAACTTGTGTCCTTGCTTCTACtcgttttttatttgtttgtttgtttgttttagggagggagagggaggaatacCACTTTGTCGTTCCatttatttacgcattcattggttgattcttgcatgtgccctaactggggatcaaacctgcaaccttggtgtattgggacactctaaccaactgaactacccagccagagctactCTTGCCTCTTTAACCCATTTCCACACATCAATgatcttttcaaaatgtaaattaaattttgtgAATTTGTGTGCCCCAAAACTGATATActgaaatcctaatccccaaagaTGACAGTATTAGAAGGTGGGGCCTCTAAGAGGTACTGAGGTCATGAATAAAGAGCCTCCATAGAGCTCCCTTAGCCCTTCCACCACGAGACACAGCTAGAAGCTGGCAGGCAGCCCTGGAAGACAGCCTTTATCACACCATGCCCATGCTGGTGCCTTGgacttttcagcctccagaaTTCTGATTTCTGATGTTTATAAGCTGCCCGGTCTGTACCATTTGTTGCAGCGTTCCTAAGGGACTAAGATATGCACCCTCACCCAGTTTCCCACTGCTCTGGGATTACAAAAGCCCTGCAGTATCTTACCTTTTTGCTGATCCTTCACAACTGAATTTCTACCACGCTTCCCTTGATTCACTACTACACTCCAGCCAAGTAGGCTTTTCCTTCACCAAACACATTGAGCTATTTCCTTTCTTACATTTTTGCAGTTTCCTCTACCAGGAAGATTTTGGCCAAATTTTACACAGCCATTCAGATCTTAACTCAGGAAAGACCTTTCCTGACCATCCCATCTAAAGTAGCCCCTCAGTCACTGTCCTGTATCAACCAAAGTCCCTGAAcagcaattttctttttgtgcCTGTTCTATAATACAAGCTCCGTAAGACTTCATCTTGGTCTCCATCTGTGATAGTCTCTAAcaaacagtaggtgctcaataaacacttgtaGAAAGAATGAACAGATGAAGGGTGTCAAATACTTATTCAATAATCCAAGTCCAAACTAGGAACACCAATCATTTGCAAGAGATCAGAGAATGGGCTCTCCTGGGTTCTTACCACCTGAAAACTCAATTTACACTTTGACTTAGGTTCTGATTCTAAGCaaatagaaaacaggaaagaCAGTTGCAGCTGGGAGAAATATGCCTATCTCTGGAAAATGATTAGATCTTAAATTTGACCCCCAACTTTATCACCAGCCTCTTTGGTTCCTCATAGTTACCCCTGTATGAGAACAGATTTAGCTTCTATTTACCTAAGTGCAGAAGAGAGGGGAACCATCATAAAAATTCACCTGCTTGGCTTACAAGTGGGctcttggttttcctcttttctaagaATTTAGCAATAAATCATTCCAATAATGTTTCTATAATCCttagaggaagaaacaaaatttaaaaaatatataccaacaTCTGTGAtatggtaaaaatatttattaaaataatcttccCTTCCAACTTTAAACTTTATTGTAAGGAGTCCTTCTAAAACACTTTTTCATCCTGGATAAATGAGATAACAAATACTACATGTAGAATATAAAGGAATGATTTAAAAAACCAACTCTCCTAAAAATTAGTCTACATACCAGCACAGTGAAAGAAATGGGAATCGCCAGGGCCTTAGAGAATTTGAAGTGGCACCTTAGGTGATCTAAGAAACCAATTATATTCTCACAGCTTTCCAGTCAGTTCAAGATTAGAAGAGTTAACGTTACCACCACCTGTTTTAAGAGGTAGAACTGTGCTTTTTACTAGTCCACCATTCACTGGTCAGCCTGGCCTCGACTCTCACGCTTCAGTTCTTCTGCCTTTGGTGATGGCCAGATCTCCATGCCCCATGCAGCAAGGCTTCCTGATCTCTATTTAAGATCCATGAACCGGATATCCATGATGAGAAGGAAGTTCTTAGGCAGTGGGCGGGGGGCTGGAGAGAGAACAGTAAACACCTGATGCTCCACATCCACACTGGTCACAACAATGAAGCCAGCCACGCTGGTCTCAGAAAGGTTCTCCTCTGTACCCTCGGCAGTGCTGACACTCAGGAGGTGGTGTACCATGTCTCGGCCAGGAGTGACAGGTACTAGTTTGAGCTGATTGTCCTCCTGAGACATGCCCAAAGGCAAACAGGAGTCTGGGATGGTGGGTGCCCCAACTTTGTAGATTTTCACATCTGAAAATTTGACATTGAAGGCATGGGGATAAAAACAGCCCCGGAATCCATAGAAATACTCACGGATACGCTCATCCCTACATTCTCGCCGGAAGTCCTTGGAGCGCTCAACCACACCCCCTGATTTAGGGAGCAGCACAGTGCGTACAAAGTGAGGCAGGTCCCGTTTCAGTTCATTGTACAGTCGTTCCTGATCTAGAACCACAACTACATCTACCTCAAAGGCTGAGGCTGCGTGCACCAGAGCATGGTAACCAGAGCCCTTGACCCAGCCACAGGTGTTAATGACACAGCCACTCACAGAGGCCCTTCTGTTCACTTCACACCTTTGGTTGAACACGTCTGCTAAACGAGATGTAATCTGCAAAAGACAATcaagatgaggaaaaaaacacaaaaacaaaaaaacccatagcTATTTCGTCCCTCTTTAGAGTAAGTAGTATTacatacaagaaaaatatttttaatgcccgTGGTTTTGACCCCATAACATGGATTTGATTTTAATGTTGCTTCTTTTCTGTCTCCTAAGTGGAAATTTATGGAAATTTAATAAGTAACTTAATAGGTCCACAGAAACATTTGACAATCTGAGGTTGACTTATATTTGAAACTGTCTTTTCCGAAATCACGTGGCAATTAATATCAGCTGAGAGGGAGCAACAAGATGGCTACAGACACTTTTAACTAGCAAACTTCTGCACAGCTTCCTACCCTGATAGCAACCCTACCCCCCATCCCACCTTGGCTCTGGCTCTGACCTTATTATAAAGCTTGATGTTGGTGCCAGGAGTGGTGGACCCAAAATGATACACCAGAGGGGCCTGGATGGAGAATCCCTCTTCAACGTCTGCTGGCCGCTCAATGTAGAGGGCCCCCATGGTACCGGGGATAGACACAGAGCCCTGGCCCACGTCCAGCTCCACATAAGTGGGACGGCGACCCAAACGCACTGCATAGTTGAGCAACAGACGGCACACTGTGGACTTGCCAACGTCAGTGGGGCCCACTACCATCACCCGGGGGCCTcgctcttcttctttctctgcctgcctCCGCATCTGCTCCAAAGCTGTGTGGGTGTTGAGATAAAGCAACATAGGAGTGTCCTTAGAGACATAAGCCACCTCGGTGCGGCCACTCAGCTGTAGAGAACAGCCGTGCCATGTGAAAACAGCCACCTTAGCACCAGCATCAAAGGTGAATTTCTTGTTTCGGGTCAGTTCTGTGCCAAAGATTTCTGCCATGCCAGCCAGCAGCTCCAACTGAACTGACTGAGATGCTTCCACCTCAAAGCGAAGTTCTGTTTCTCGCTCTAGTTCAAATTTAGTTGTTGGCTTCTTGTCATCATTGGCCTCCTCTCCCATCTTTTCTGTGTAGCTGCTGTGCCTAAGACACAAATTAAATATCAGATCTAAACACAGGTTAGAACGCTGTTCAGAATCTCCCAATAGATCCTTCCCCAGACCCTGCTTTTTCTCCTTATCTCTGATCACCATCTGTCTACCCCCACTAAGGGTGGGCAGTTTTGTATGCTGCTGTATCTCTAGTGCCTTGAACGGTCCTTGATGACCCGCAAGCCCCCCTATAAATACATCCAGTGAATAAATAACTCGGACATTAGAACAAAATTCTATCTACAGAATGACAGAAGACTTGATTACATCACCTCATTGCTCCCTTCATCACTCTACTGGAATACTCCAGAATTGAGAAGACAAAAGATGCCCTCTTCTCAACCCTCTTAGTTAACAAGCAAGGGCGTCTACAATTCCGGCTTTGGACTTAGAAAACATTTCAAGGCCCGGCTAAGCAACGACAGTAGTGTCCTTAGGcgaatcacttaacctctctgaacctttccCTTAGATGTCAGCGGGAGGCACTCACACTTCCTCAGTGTTGATATGGGGATTAGAAAGGCCTGTTAGAGGAAAACATCACTTCGTAAACTAGAAAATGCCAAGAagtaattaaaaagttttttcctATAGAGGACCGCAGCTTTAGGTCTGGCCTTTGGCCCAGCTAACCTAGATATGAAATACTCCCAAGTCCCAAGGAGGCAACAGTTGCTTTTCCGAGCTTATTACCTCACCTGCACAGCCAGGACCCCCAAGTGGCAAGCCGAAAAGCCCGAAAAGCCCTCCCGGGCACGATCCAAGGCCAACAGCAGACGCTCTGGTCCAACCCACGCCGGAAACAAGGGAGGTCCCGCACTTGCGCAATGGAGGAGCGGTGTTCGCGCGATACCCCTTGGGACGTGTAGTTGTGGGAGAACAGCCGTAAGCAGTTGAGCTCGCGCAGCCGCTCCGCCTTCTGGGAGTTGTAGTTCAACGATTGTTTTGATTGTGACGCCAAAGTGGGCGGGGTGGCGGCAGTCAGTGTTCTTCAAGCCTACCCAGTTTACCCAGTAGGCGTGGGGATTACGTCCCAGCCCCGGGCGGGGACCGGGCAGGGGCCGAGGGTTGCCGGGAGGCTGTTAGGGACTGCCCACCCCATTACCCCAGCGGCGGAAAGGCTGCAGGAAGGGTTGGAGAGTTAGTAGCTAGGTCTCAACGAGAAGCTGCTTGCCTGGAccacaagccaggaagtgaggaaatttgtttttagagagagggaaagtgagggagaaagagagggtgagaaacttcaatgtgtcaGAGAAACATCATTAGCTGCCtctgtgtgccccctactgggggcctggcccaaaagctaggcgtgtgctctgactgggaatagaaccggtgactttttggttcggggcaggccctcaatccactgagccccaccacccagggcaggaaAACCCTTTTAGACATGAGGGAGCCTAGTGGTGGGGAAAGTTGGGGGAAAACAGCCTTTCAGAGGCCCACCTTGGCTGTCAGCCCTTACCTAACCAGTGCTTGGCACCTAGAGGATGTtcaaaaaggttttgttttgttttgttttttattgttattcaattacagttgtatgccttttctccccatccctccaccccacaaaaaggttttttttaatttattgattttatatatatagagagagagagagagacagctatttcttgttccacttatttatgcattcactggttgcttcttgtatgttccctgaccagagaGTGAACCGCAAACTTGACTAcagggacaacgctctaaccaactgagctacggccagaacaacaacaaaaaaacaaaaaccaaaattaataaaagaataaaaattcaagaatCTCTTCCAGGTATTCTGTAAGTCAGTCGGTCATTACCCAACAACGTCTCTCTTATTGAGCAGGGAGGAACTGCCTTCCCATTATCCCTGGCAGTTACACAAAATCAATCATCGACCCTGCAGGCAACAGGTTGAGCCACGTCTATAAGCCTCTTGTCACGAGCTTGGGCTTTGGAATCTTGTATTCTTTGCTTTGCCACTTGCTCACTGTGTGAATTTGGACAAATGACAGGCTTACACTCCCTGAGACCCagtttcttgtctgtaaaatagggataataacagTACCCGACCTCTTAAAGTGGTTTTGAAGATTGAATGGGATGATACACATAAAGTACTAAGCATGATGCCTGTAATTCATAGAAAGCATCTGATGTTagcttttaagtttttattacaGTTTGAGGAGGGGAAGCTATGAAAGTGCCATTCATTTTTACAGtgctttacattttttcaaagcCCTTtcaggtatcttctttctcagccACCCTGTAAAGTCAGTTTTATTATCTCCAGATGAGGGAGGAGACATAGGTGAAGGAACCAGCCCCAGCTAGGACTCACACCCAGGATTTTGGAGTCTGAGTCCAGTTATTATAATAACAGCAAACACATTTGTAGCGCCAGGGACTGTCCTCTGGGCTTCGCAGGTGTAaagtcacttaatcctcacaagaatCCTGTGAAGTACACACTGTCActgtcatcctcattttacagatgagtactTTTTTCAGTCCAGCTCACACGGTTAATCCAGACTGAGGAACCTGGGGAGATTTTTCTGGGTTGCCTTTTCCCCACGGGCCCCACCTTAGCATGGTTTCTAAGAATGCCATTCTCACTCCTcacttttcagtttcttctttgatGGTTTGCTTTATTGCATTCATTCACCATGCATGTATTAGTTCTTCAATCAACTATCAGGTAGGCCCTAATCTTTCCCCATCCTTCAAACATTCGATTTCAGCCTTCCATTCGCAAAATTTCTCTCCAAGTGAGCTCATTCTCTCCTGTTTCCATGCATTCTACTCCAAGATGGATTTCTTTGCCTCCACTCTCTGTCCCTAGAGGCAATTTCTTCCAATTATCTGAAGGTCATCTTTATTTGGATATTGTATAGCTATCTGAAGCTGAATTTAGGGagaacccaccccacccccttcagaCTGGTCTCTATTCTGCTTCTCAAACACAGCGAGTCAGTGCACAATATGTCAAGCTTCGGTGCTTGCCTACACTCCCCTTTCTCACTTTCATCACGCCCTCTAGtcatctccaccccacccccaaagaacACTGTCCTCGGGAATCTTTCTCAATCTCCTC from the Desmodus rotundus isolate HL8 chromosome 5, HLdesRot8A.1, whole genome shotgun sequence genome contains:
- the CLP1 gene encoding polyribonucleotide 5'-hydroxyl-kinase Clp1 → MGEEANDDKKPTTKFELERETELRFEVEASQSVQLELLAGMAEIFGTELTRNKKFTFDAGAKVAVFTWHGCSLQLSGRTEVAYVSKDTPMLLYLNTHTALEQMRRQAEKEEERGPRVMVVGPTDVGKSTVCRLLLNYAVRLGRRPTYVELDVGQGSVSIPGTMGALYIERPADVEEGFSIQAPLVYHFGSTTPGTNIKLYNKITSRLADVFNQRCEVNRRASVSGCVINTCGWVKGSGYHALVHAASAFEVDVVVVLDQERLYNELKRDLPHFVRTVLLPKSGGVVERSKDFRRECRDERIREYFYGFRGCFYPHAFNVKFSDVKIYKVGAPTIPDSCLPLGMSQEDNQLKLVPVTPGRDMVHHLLSVSTAEGTEENLSETSVAGFIVVTSVDVEHQVFTVLSPAPRPLPKNFLLIMDIRFMDLK